Sequence from the Fibrobacter sp. genome:
CTTCAATTTGCAAGCAGACTTCCGATCCCTTTGTGACAATCATGGTCATGGGGGCATCGACAATCTTCCTTTTCCATATATTGGTGAATGTGGCGATGACCATTGGGCTTATGCCTGTGACTGGCTTGCCTCTTCCGTTCCTTTCCTATGGTGGTTCCTTTGCACTAACTTGCATGGTGCTTGTTGGTTTGCTGCTTAGCCTTCGATTCCAGGCGAGCCGTCGATAGACGGTTCGCGGACGGTAAACGAAATATTTCAGAAAAAGTAACGACGTTTGTCATGAAAAAAACGTGTCTATAAGTAGGCGCGTTTTTTTTGTTGGAGAATTCTATGGAACGTCGAGAAGTTTATCGTGGGTTCACGAAGATGGTTGGACATGTTGGCGGCTTTGTGTTTGGATCTGAATGTCTTGGGTGCGGTGGTGCATCCGAGGTCCTGGATCCCTGGCTTTGCCCATCATGCGAAAAGGAATTGGGAAATTTGGCAAAGGCCTGTGTTTTTCCTAAGGATGACGTGATGAGCCTCTTTCCTATGCGCCCGTTGACACGGAGAATGATACATGCCCTTAAGTACGGGCGTATTCCCGGTATGGCGACCTATCTTGTAAAGCATTCCTCGGCGGGACCTCTAGGGATGGTTGGACGGGAATTGCAAATGCTGCCCGCGCCTCTCTTTTTTGTTCCTGTTCCTATTCACCGAGCCAGGTTTAGAGAACGAGGCTATAACCAAGCCGAGAAAATTGCCGCTGCGCTGGCGCTGGTATCTGGTGGGAAGGTGTGCCGATGGCTTAAGAGGAAAAAATTTGTTGTTTCTCAGACAAAATTGTCCAAGGAGGCCAGAGAGAGCAATGTGGCGGGAGCGTTTGAGGCTAGTCTTCCGAGAACGATGCCCAGTCGAGGAACGGTCATTGTGGTAGATGATGTCTACACCACCGGTGCGACCACGTCTGCTTGCCTTGGCGCCTTTGGCCGGGATTTTCCATTGGCTGTGAAGGTGTGCACCTTGCTTTATGATGAACCTGCTACCGCGGCCGCTGATTTTGCCGCAGATTTACAGGCGGACTGGGATTCCATAAGGTAGGTGAAATAAAAAAACTGCAGCCGGTGGGCTGCAGCCTTGCAAGCGGAGGAAGAGGGACTCGAACCCCCAAGCCTTACGGCGGCGGTTTTCAAGACCGCTGACTTACCAATTAGCCTATTCCTCCGGGAGGTTCAACAAGGATAGAAAAATTTGCCCTTTTTCGTCAACTTGAAGAACTGCGGGGATGTCTTTTAACTATAATTTTCAATGTATGATGGATAATAACACAACCACACAGTCTGAATCCCAAAGAATTCTCGAGCTTCTTTTCACGAAGATGCCGGAAATTGCAGCTGAACGTAATATGGACAGCTTGCTTATACTAATGGCAGACTTGGGACGCTCCATTGTGTCTGCTGACCGTTGCTCCCTTTGGCTATTGGATGAAGATGGCGGCGAACTTTGGACAAAAGTTGCCCATGGAGTCAAGGAACTCCGTGTTCCCTCCAATGCCGGGTTCGTCGGTTATTCTGCCAAGACCGGCGAGGATCTTCTGATTGAGGATGCGTACTTGGATGCTAGGTTTGACCGCCGAAGCGACGAGAAGACCAAGTATAGGACGGCCTCTGTAATGACAGTGCCTCTGATGAATTCCCAGGGCAAGGTGATGGGTGTGTACCAGGCAATCAACAAGGTCGGTGAAGAAAAGGTGTTCTCCAAGGTTGACTTGGAACGTCTGCACCTGACTGCAGTCTATTCTGCGAAGACGGTTGAGTCTGCCATGCTTACCTCTGAACTGGAGAAAACCCAGAAGGAAATTATTCACATTCTGGGTGAAGCTTCTGAATGCCGTAGTCCTGAGACTGGCGGACACATTCAGCGTGTGGCGGAGATTTCTGCGAAGCTGGCCGAGTTCCTTGGTCTTTCTCCTGAGGAAGTGGACAAGATTCGTCTTGCTGCTCCTATGCATGACCTGGGCAAGGTTGGTATTCCTGATTCTGTGTTGAACAAGCCGGGTAAGCTGACTGATGCGGAATATGCCCACATGAAGACCCATTCTGAACTTGG
This genomic interval carries:
- a CDS encoding ComF family protein; its protein translation is MERREVYRGFTKMVGHVGGFVFGSECLGCGGASEVLDPWLCPSCEKELGNLAKACVFPKDDVMSLFPMRPLTRRMIHALKYGRIPGMATYLVKHSSAGPLGMVGRELQMLPAPLFFVPVPIHRARFRERGYNQAEKIAAALALVSGGKVCRWLKRKKFVVSQTKLSKEARESNVAGAFEASLPRTMPSRGTVIVVDDVYTTGATTSACLGAFGRDFPLAVKVCTLLYDEPATAAADFAADLQADWDSIR
- a CDS encoding HD domain-containing protein; this translates as MPEIAAERNMDSLLILMADLGRSIVSADRCSLWLLDEDGGELWTKVAHGVKELRVPSNAGFVGYSAKTGEDLLIEDAYLDARFDRRSDEKTKYRTASVMTVPLMNSQGKVMGVYQAINKVGEEKVFSKVDLERLHLTAVYSAKTVESAMLTSELEKTQKEIIHILGEASECRSPETGGHIQRVAEISAKLAEFLGLSPEEVDKIRLAAPMHDLGKVGIPDSVLNKPGKLTDAEYAHMKTHSELGYNMLCKSKRELLRFAANVARSHHERWDGRGYPLGLKGAEIPLAGRICAVADVLDALSSPRCYKAPWPEEKVQEEFRKVRGTQFDPTIVDVLIEHWDDIYACYRNSPHEGDDSTGESRR